A single window of Nicotiana tomentosiformis chromosome 1, ASM39032v3, whole genome shotgun sequence DNA harbors:
- the LOC138907688 gene encoding uncharacterized protein, translating into MACVETTDSGEVGGKNKKEKKSEGARSTVRVKGKGVVGSSPTLVSLTKESGAMVVWGEESAGIEESEKNRGSGPGEVAEGLETLADLLKRVTASYNPKKKGSSGVNTLGTARENKKRKAASSIPVEIPPTRGRATRRQKKQSEAELEKALEESKRKVAAKGKKKVGEPVEAVEIDEIDLVLRDENETEEVEVLTPKAKKSKTSTKKSASKSKSVEPSTLAKRTRSAVKSRKVKIMEEEELSGEEEGDDYDFEKDNMVKFEKRTILKGRLRRDLEEEGMAMLLEKL; encoded by the exons ATGGCATGTGTTGAAACTACTGATTCTGGAgaagttggtggtaaaaataaaaaagaaaaaaagagtgaggGTGCTCGGAGTACTGTGAGGGTAAAGGGAAAAGGAGTGGTTGGTTCTTCACCCACTCTTGTTAGTCTAACTAAAGAATCAGgtgcaatggttgtttggggTGAGGAATCTGCTGGAATAGAGGAGAGTGAGAAAAACAGGGGAAGTGGGCCTGGAGAAGTTGCCGAGGGGCTG GAAACTCTCGCAGACCTACTGAAAAGGGTGACTGCAAGTtacaatccaaagaagaaaggaagttCAGGAGTTAACACCCTTGGCACTGCTAGGGAAAATAAGAAAAGGAAGGCTGCCTCTTCTATCCCTGTTGAAATTCCTCCCACAAGAGGAAGAGCCACAAGACgtcagaagaagcagagtgaggctgaATTGGAGAAAGCCTTagaagaaagtaaaagaaaagttgCTGCTAAGGGAAAGAAAAAGGTGGGTGAGCCTGTTGAGGCTGTTGAAATTGATGAGATAGACCTGGTCCTTCGAGATGAAAATGAGACAGAAGAAGTGGAGGTTCTGACTCCTAAAGCTAAGAAATCCAAGACTTCCACAAAGAAGTCTGCTTCAAAGTCAAAGTCCGTTGAACCATCCACTTTGGCTAAGAGAACCAGGTCTGCTGTGAAATCAAGAAAAGTGAAAATTATGGAGGAAGAAGAATTGAGTGGAGAGGAAGAAGGTGATGATTATGATTTTGAGAAAGACAATATGGTCAAATTTGAAAAGAGGACTATCTTGAAAGGCAGACTCCGCagggacttggaggaggaaggaATGGCGATGCTTTTGGAGAAGTTATAG